A window of the Scleropages formosus chromosome 21, fSclFor1.1, whole genome shotgun sequence genome harbors these coding sequences:
- the chst11 gene encoding carbohydrate sulfotransferase 11 isoform X3: MRRNPFTADVCCRKGSRNALQELYNPTQSEYSATAVLHQTRRDQVAEACRAHSATSRKRRVLTPGDLKHLVVDEHHEMIYCYVPKVACTNWKRVMMVLTGQGKYTDPMEIPSNEAHVPSNLKTLNQYSIPEINYRLKSYLKFLFVREPFERLVSAYRNKFTLKYNTSFHKRFGTKIVRRYRKNATQESLQSGTDVKFQEFADYLVDPATQREGPLNEHWQTVFSLCHPCHIHYDLVGKYETLEEDANYVLRLAGVSNYLRFPTYAKSTRTTDQMAAEFFHNVSSQQQAQLYQLYKMDFLMFNYSIPSYLKME, translated from the coding sequence TCGGAGTACTCCGCCACAGCGGTCCTGCACCAGACGAGACGAGACCAGGTGGCCGAGGCGTGCCGGGCCCACAGCGCCACCAGTCGCAAGCGGCGCGTGCTGACCCCCGGTGACCTCAAGCACCTGGTGGTGGATGAACACCACGAGATGATCTATTGCTACGTGCCCAAAGTGGCCTGCACCAATTGGAAGCGGGTGATGATGGTGCTGACGGGGCAGGGAAAGTACACTGATCCCATGGAGATCCCATCCAACGAGGCGCACGTGCCCTCGAACCTGAAGACGCTGAACCAGTACAGCATTCCGGAAATCAATTACCGGCTCAAGAGCTACCTCAAGTTCCTGTTTGTGCGCGAGCCCTTTGAGAGGCTTGTGTCGGCCTACCGGAACAAGTTCACGCTCAAGTACAACACCTCCTTCCACAAGCGCTTTGGCACCAAGATCGTGCGTCGCTACCGTAAGAACGCCACTCAGGAATCCCTGCAGAGCGGCACCGACGTAAAGTTCCAGGAATTTGCCGACTACCTGGTGGACCCGGCCACTCAGCGGGAGGGCCCGCTCAACGAGCACTGGCAGACGGTCTTTTCTTTGTGTCACCCCTGCCATATCCACTATGACCTGGTGGGCAAGTACGAAACCCTGGAAGAGGACGCCAACTATGTCCTCCGGCTGGCCGGGGTGAGCAACTACCTGCGGTTCCCCACGTACGCCAAGTCCACCCGCACCACCGACCAGATGGCGGCCGAGTTCTTCCACAACGTCAGCTCCCAGCAGCAGGCACAGCTCTACCAGCTGTACAAGATGGACTTCCTCATGTTCAACTACTCTATACCCAGCTACCTGAAGATGGAATAA
- the slc41a2b gene encoding solute carrier family 41 member 2 encodes MVSVGCSHLEEMSKMGTDLPRTEFYKITQAPISLSESRDCWCMETEPILPEDRLFREGEEEEEGSPNAPHGMPREPLLAMTLQIVLPFLLAGFGTVSAGIALDVVQHWEVFKKITEIFILVPALLGLKGNLEMTLASRLSTAVNVGKMDSTSEKWNLIIGNLALKQVQAAVVGFLAAVAAVILGWIPNGGFQLSHAVLLCSSSVATAFTASLLQGIIMVGVIVGSKRKGINPDNVATPIAASFGDLITLGILAWISKGLYSCLDSRPYVSGLVCVSLLSVTPLCVAIASRHPASRALLYSGWEPVITAMVISSIGGLILDHTISDPNLAGIVVYAPIMNGIGGNLVAIQSSRISTYLHFHSTPGEVPEEARGCYQPWRTFCGTGVNQRSAQVLLLLVVPGHVVFLFVIHLMKSGHTTLSPIFMGVYLTVALLQVFLLLCIADWMVHFIWSKGKDPDSFSIPYLTALGDLLGTALLAVGFRILWVLGDGDSDVGD; translated from the exons ATGGTGTCCGTGGGCTGCTCCCATCTGGAGGAGATGTCCAAGATGGGCACTGATCTGCCTCGCACAGAGTTCTACAAGATCACCCAAGCCCCCATCAGCTTGTCAGAGAGCAGAGACTGCTGGTGCATGGAAACTGAACCCATTCTACCCGAGGACCGACTCttcagagagggagaggaggaggaggaaggatcGCCCAATGCCCCTCATGGGATGCCCAGAGAACCACTGTTGGCCATGACTCTGCAGATCGTGTTACCGTTCTTGCTGGCTGGGTTTGGCACAGTGTCTGCTGGCATAGCGCTGGATGTGGTGCAG CATTGGGAGGTCTTTAAGAAGATCACTGAGATTTTCATCCTGGTTCCAGCTCTTCTAGGGCTCAAGGGGAACCTGGAAATGACTCTGGCATCCAGACTTTCTACTGCG GTGAATGTTGGAAAAATGGACTCCACCAGCGAGAAGTGGAACCTGATCATTGGGAACCTGGCGCTGAAACAG GTGCAAGCGGCCGTGGTGGGCTTCCTGGCCGCGGTGGCGGCTGTGATTCTCGGATGGATCCCCAACGGAGGTTTCCAGCTGAGCCACGCGGTGCTGCTCTGCTCCAGCAGCGTGGCCACCGCATTCACAGCATCGCTGTTGCAAG GCATCATCATGGTGGGAGTGATTGTTGGCTCTAAGAGGAAGGGGATCAATCCAGACAATGTGGCAACACCGATCGCTGCCAGTTTTGGGGATCTCATCACTCTGGGCATCCTGGCATGGATTAGCAAGGGTCTATACAGCTGCTTGG ACTCGCGCCCGTACGTCTCCGGCCTGGTGTGCGTCTCCCTGCTGTCCGTGACTCCTCTGTGCGTGGCCATCGCCTCCAGACACCCGGCCAGTCGAGCGCTGCTCTATTCAGGCTGGGAGCCCGTGATCACAGCCATGGTCATCAGCAG TATTGGGGGGCTCATCTTGGACCACACGATTTCGGATCCCAACCTGGCTGGGATTGTGGTATATGCACCTATCATGAATG GTATCGGTGGCAATCTGGTCGCCATCCAGTCTAGCCGCATCTCCACAtacctgcatttccacagcacacctggagAGGTGCCTGAAGAGGCCAGAGGCTGCTACCAACCCTGGCGAACATTCTGTGGAACAG GAGTCAATCAACGCTCAGCCCAGGTGCTGCTCCTGTTGGTAGTTCCTGGTCATGTGGTCTTCCTCTTTGTCATCCACCTGATGAAGAGTGGCCATACTACCCTCTCGCCCATCTTTATGGGCGTCTATCTCACTGTCGCCCTACTGCAG GTCTTCCTACTACTCTGCATTGCAGATTGGATGGTCCACTTTATATGGAGCAAAGGGAAGGACCCGGACAGCTTCTCCATCCCTTACCTGACTGCCCTGGGGGACCTGCTGGGAACTGCACTCTTGGCAGTGGGCTTCCGCATCCTGTGGGTATTGGGAGATGGTGACAGCGATGTTGGAGACTGA
- the nopchap1 gene encoding NOP protein chaperone 1 codes for MELAEAPLEQKHEAEAATSRDLLLCGNGGGLRDTLLIKSKPSKKSGSLQTTHVPRSNVLDRLQRFLPQIAQANEKLRLEMESSPAGRFDIENVEELEKVIEMDVALVELGDSDSETEEETSDDSSSTDSEEDSEVTENNLKLPGERKKGKANITVVQGDAV; via the exons ATGGAGCTCGCAGAAGCGCCTCTGGagcagaagcacgaggcagAGGCGGCAACTTCGCGGGACTTACTTTTGTGTGGCAACGGAGGAG GACTTCGTGACACATTGCTGATAAAGTCGAAGCCCTCGAAGAAGAGTGGCAGCTTGCAGACCACACATGTCCCCAGAAGTAATG TGTTGGACAGGCTGCAGCGCTTCCTTCCTCAGATCGCCCAAGCCAACGAGAAGCTCAGACTAGAGATGGAGTCCTCTCCGGCCGGTCGGTTTGACATCGAGAACGTGGAGGAGTTGGAGAAAGTAATCGAAATG GATGTTGCCTTGGTAGAGCTTGGGGACTCTGACAGTGAAACAGAGGAGGAAACATCAGATGACAGTTCCTCAACGGACTCAGAAGAGGATAGTGAGGTCACTGAGAATAACCTCAAGCTGCccggagagagaaagaaagggaaagcTAACATAACGGTTGTACAAGGGGATGCAGTGTAG